Proteins encoded together in one Mauremys reevesii isolate NIE-2019 linkage group 11, ASM1616193v1, whole genome shotgun sequence window:
- the LOC120374847 gene encoding uncharacterized protein LOC120374847 → MSFFGALQCIYVLFSASTKRWTIFRKHVTGLSVKPLCETRWECRMQSVKALRYQAGEFYDALVEVEETTDDSQAKHETESLAFQIKDYKFLVPLVFWHDLLFQVNFVSKELQSDTMDISAGISSFEKLCNWLKMYREKGFQEVLTGANELAKDLDVTPVFQTKRLRKRKKQFEYESADEPFSDPKEAYRVQCFNQVLDKALQSLEPRFEQLQKHESLFGFLCKFKNLPKDTIRKAAADLELALTDVKLVQENEQVSTVKSVDINGYMLCEELEALKPIISSDCTNPLKILQFLAYNNRSTGFPNLFIAIQIFLTIPVTVASGERSFSKLNLIKTYLRSTMQEDRLNNLAIMSIECEVMKSLELGNLLKDFVRQKARKIKF, encoded by the coding sequence ATGAGTTTCTTTGGAGCCTTGCAGTGTATTTATGTCCTTTTTTCTGCATCTACTAAAAGATGGACTATTTTTAGAAAACATGTTACTGGCCTTTCGGTAAAGCCTCTTTGCGAAACACGATGGGAATGTAGAATGCAAAGTGTCAAAGCTCTGCGGTACCAAGCAGGGGAGTTTTATGATGCACTTGTAGAGGTAGAAGAAACAACTGATGATTCTCAAGCAAAACATGAAACTGAATCGCTGGCTTTTCAAATAAAGGATTATAAGTTTTTGGTTCCGCTAGTTTTCTGGCATGATTTACTTTTTCAAGTGAATTTTGTGAGCAAAGAGCTGCAGAGTGATACAATGGATATTTCTGCAGGAATTTCTTCATTTGAAAAGctttgtaactggttaaaaatgtACAGAGAGAAGGGTTTTCAAGAAGTGTTAACTGGTGCCAATGAACTTGCCAAAGATCTAGATGTGACTCCAGTATTCCAGACTAAACGTTTGCGCAAACGAAAAAAACAGTTTGAGTACGAGTCTGCAGACGAGCCTTTTTCTGATCCAAAAGAAGCTTACAGAGTGCAGTGCTTCAATCAAGTGTTAGACAAAGCTTTAcagtcacttgaaccaaggtttgaacagttacaaaagcatgagagtttatttggatttttatgcAAATTCAAAAATCTTCCCAAGGACACCATACGAAAAGCTGCTGCAGATCTGGAACTTGCATTGACAGATGTGAAACTAGTGCAGGAAAACGAACAAGTTTCAACTGTAAAATCAGTTGACATAAATGGCTACATGCTTTGTGAAGAACTGGAAGCATTAAAGCCAATTATTTCATCTGATTGTACAAACCCCCTAAAAATCCTTCAATTTCTTGCATATAATAACCGATCAACAGGATTCCCAAATTTATTTATAGCAATTCAAATCTTCCTGACTATTCCAGTAACTGTAGCCTCAGGAGAGAGGAGTTTCTCGAAGCTAAATCTAATTAAAACATATCTGCGATCAACAATGCAGGAAGACCGATTAAACAATTTGGCAATCATGTCAATTGAATGCGAAGTAATGAAGAGCTTAGAGTTAGGCAATTTACTGAAAGATTTTGTCAGACAAAAAGCGAGGaagataaagttttaa